The genomic interval agctgcagcatgacttgcataTTTTTCGACTCTAtgtcccgactgatgaaggcaagcatgccgtatgccttcatgactaccttatccacctgtgtcgccactttcagtgacctgtggacctgtacgcccagatctctctgcctgtaaatactccaaaggattctgccatttactgtatacttcccacctgtattagacattccgaaatgcattgcctcacatttgtccggattaaactccatctgccatttctccgcccaagtctccaaccgatctatattcggctgtatcctctgacaatcctcatcactatccgcaactccactaacctttgtgtcatccacaaacttactaatcagaccagctacattttcctccaaatcattcatatatactacaaacagcaaaggtcccagcactgatccctgtgcaataccattagtcacatccctccattcagaaaagcacccttccactgcgtctctctgccttctgtgaccaagccagtcctGTATCCATAccgccagctcacctctgaaccggtgtgacttcaccttttgtaccagtctaccatgagggaccttgacaaagtctttactgaagtccgtgtagacaacatccactgcccttccttcatcaataatcttcgtcacttcctcaaaaaactcaatcaagttagtgagacacgaactTCACTTCACTAAtaagtgccgcagtggttagcaccgcagcctcacagctccctgcctgtgcggagtttgcaagttctccctgtgacagcgtggttattcgtcgggtgctctggtttcctcacacCGCCAAATACGTGCCGGttgtaggtatattggccattgtaaatttcccctcttgcagttaggtggtcgggaatatgggattactgtagggttagtataaatggtggttcttggtcggcacagacttggtgggccgaagggcctgtttcagtgctgtatctctaaatacataaaacctcgctgcctctcgctaataagttcatttgtttccaaatgggagtaaatcctgtcccgaagaatcgtctccaataatttccctaccactgaagtaaggctcaccggcctgcaatttcctggattaaccttggtacccttcttaaacaaaggaacaacattggctattctcctgttctttgggacctcacctgtagccaatcagGATACAAGGatctctgtcaaggccccagcaatttcctcccttgcccccttcagtattctggggtagatcccatcaggccctggagacctatctatcttaatgcttttcagcactcccaacacctcttcctttttgataacgacatgacccagactatctacactcccctccctagactcatcatccaccaagtccttctctttgactatagtgatgcaaagtactcatttagtccctcgccaatttcctctggctccacgcatagattccctcctctgtccttgagtggaccaactctttccctggctaccttcttgctctttatatacgtataaaaagctttgggatctcCTTActcatgtttgccaatgacttttcatgactccttttacccCTCCTGACTCCTTACTTCAGTTCCTtcttactttctttatattccgcaAGGGCTTtggctgttcctagccttctagccctgatgaatgcttcctttttttgacTGGTCTCACAATAtctctcgttatccaaggttcccgaaacttgccaaacttatccttcttcctcagagGAACATGccggttctggattctaatcaactgacgtttaaaggactccctcatgtcagatgttgatttaccctcaaacagcagccctcaatctaaattcttcagttcctgccgaatattgttataattagccttagcCCAATTtagcagcttcagccgaggactactctcatccttatccataagtaccttaaaacttacagaattatggtcactgttcccgaaatgccccccgactgaaatttcgaccacctgACCGGTCTCATTCCGcagtaccaggtccagtacggccgctTTCCTAGTTGGATTATCTTCATATTGTTTCACGAAGCCCacctggatgctccttgcaaattctgcacCATCCAAGCCTCTAGCACTACGTGAGtcgcagtcaatattggggaagttcaaatcacccaccactacaaccctgtggcttttacatctttccaaaatctgtctacatatctgctcatctATATCCTGCTGGCTATTGggtggcctgtagtaaacccctaacaccgtgactgcaccctttctattccagagctctacccatattgcctcgctgtctgacccctccgaggtgtcctcccgcagtacagctgtgatatactccttaaccagtaatgcaactcccccaccccttttacatccccctctatctcgcgTGAAGCTTCTGAATCCCGGTACAttttgctgccaatcctgtccttccctcaatcacttctccgtaatagcaataacatcatagttCCAATTATTAATCCAAGCTCTATATTCATCTACCtacctgttattcttctcgcattgaaacaaatgcacttcagacccccagtcccgctgtgctcagcaacatctccctgcctgttcttcctcttagtCTAACTAGCCTTatatactagttccccctcagtaatttcacctgctgacctactgctctggttcccacccccctgccacactagtttaaaccctcccgagtgacgctagcaaaccttgcagccaggatatttgtgcgagtccagtttagatgcaacccgtctttcttgtcctggtcccacctgtcccggaagagatcacaatggtccagatatctgaaaccctccctcctacaccagctgttcagccacgcgcttagctgcactatcttcctatttctagcttcactggcacgtggcacagggagtcatccagagattgcaacccaaGTGGTCCTGTttgttaactttctacctaactccctgatctCCCGCTGCATGACCtcctcactcttcctgcctatgtcgttagtaccaatgtgcaccatgacctctgcccttcatcctcccccttcagaatgcctcctgtccgttcagagacatccttgaccctggcacccgggaggcaacataccatcctggagtctctttcacgtccacagaagcgcctatctgtgcccatgactgcagagtcccctataactattgctcgtcTGCGCTTTGCCccaccctgctgaacaacagtgccagccgtggtaccACTGATTGGCTGCTGCAGTTTTTTTCCCCGATAGGTcatccccaccaacagtatccaaaacggtatacttgttagagagggggatagccacaggggattcttgCACTGACAGCCtgacccttctagcggtcacccatctatctgcctgcaccttgggtgtaaccgcgTCTCCAAAACTCCtgttatgatgctttctgccacctacatgctcctaagtgcatccaattgctgctccaaccgatccatgcggtctgtgaggagctgcaactggctacacttcctgcagatgtagtcatggacctcccacatctcacaggtgaagcagttaacccctctaactgacatttctaacactaattaataaattagaaTAAATACTCAAATACTTATTATTTGTGCCATCACTTTTCTATGGTTCCAAGTAGTgctgccattttaagtgatatgcattgTGGCCATTTTAAACGATATacgctgtggccattttaagtgatatgcgctGGGGCCATTTTAACTGACATGCTCTGTGGTCATTTTAATTTTTTTGCACTAGGGCCTGTTTAAAATGGGAGCAATCCATGGCGATCATTTTCAGGGTTTTGTGTGTCCACGGCAGCGAATGCCTGAGATGCAACGGGGAATAAAGGAGTATAAATGTTCACAACGGTTAATAAAGAAATATCAatggttataaaggattataaacagtCATAAAGGATTATGAAGAGTTTTACACAATAATAGAGTATTATAAAGTTTTATAAAGTTTGATCAAGAATTACAAAGGATTATAAACAATTACAAAAAATCACTGAGAATCTTAAAGTGTTATAAAGGATACTAAAGGGTTATAAATGATTAAAAGGGATTAGAAATGTTCATAATGCTTGAAGGGTTCTGAAGATTTGTAAAGGATTATAAATGTTTACAAATGATGATAAAGAGTCATAAAGAATTCTTAACATTATAAATGATTAGAcagaacaggccccgcccccactccccgtcaccatggTACTGAGGCCCCGCCACCACTCCTCTGTCACCATGGGAAACAGGCTGGGAGACAGGCTCCGCCCCCTCGTCCATCACActgggaaacaggccccgcccccacccctCCGTAACCATGGTAATGAGGTTCCAcctccactcctccgtcaccctgtcTCTATCGTGACAGACCCCGCACCTCCTGCTGAAAATTGTCAATGATTCAGTTCTTCTCATCaatgaatgaatttaacaattgcagtaaagggatatttcagaaccttcttcaactgttctctgaactgagtctgggtcacggcgtaaattgctgtgtttgtgcagcaactcaggagctgcagcatgaagcccacttCCACCAGAAACTGTGGTAGCTCAACAGATACAGACACCAGCCAATATATCCGGtaccatatcgaatacaccattaacactgcccacaacaggatgaaattccccgagataacgagcagtaaaatgatggatttccttcgactctccatctctgggtctctgtgactctccccactgctgtgagctcggagtctcctgcgtcctctgctgctcactaaaatgtgcctgacggtgagagcgttgagcagcagaataactgcaaatgggagccccggggttagaatgttgtggaggagctcgattgttccccagacacgagagaaTCGAACATCCCTTCTTACCACACAAAACCAGGGGAAGTTCATCAGCCAATACAAACCTGTGAACATAaagtaccagaagatgttctttaaacagctcagcaccgtcactgttcccagaactacAGCCAccattttctcgctgcaatatttagttttcagcttttggcaacaaatggccacaaatcgatcaaaagtgaaagtgacggtgaaccaaacAGAACAATCTGTTACTGCGTAAAGCAGGACAGCGTGTATATTGCATAGAGGGATGTAATAGATGAAGtgaaactgttcataataaacaatgggaatgtgcctcaatatcaggtcgacgataatgaccagtagatccgccgctgacatggccaccaggtagcgagtgacacatttggagagaccgcactttccccgagacaggatcccaatcgtcagcaagttaactggagGAAAGGAAATAAGCAGGGAAATTAGACATCAGGCTGGAGCAAATGTACCAGTTTGATTGTGGatttattgagatttataaatgtattccggtatccagtgatgtattgatatgattggacctgaaagaacaaatgaGAAATTCTGTAATACGGTGaaaggcaggggagattaaataacaaaaggatgaTATTCAAATCGTTAAactgaatgttgatcataatcctcccgcTCCCTCCTTTCCCCATCTGGTTTAAAGCTGTTCCATTgttaatctctcccagttctgatgaagggtcaccgacctaaaACActgacactgtttctctctccacatatgctgccagacctgctaaatatttccaggattttctatttatatttcaggttgccagcatctgcagcacttttcTCTTGTATGGAAGGTTTAatattggactgactgagagattatGTCTCAATGCATGTGTTGTGATCTGCCTCTGTGCCTGCTgtgtaacttgtgtgtgtgtgtgcgcgggtgTGTGTGTACATCTGGCTCAGTGCTGGGGTGGaacctgcgtgtgtgtgtgttgtctgTATGTCTGTTTCAGTGTCACCCCAGCgcctgtggtgtgatctgtgtgtctatgtgtgtgtttgtggatgtggctgtatgtctgtctgtgtgtctgtgtctgactcagtgcctggcATGTaaagtttttgtgtgtgtgtatgtgtgtgtgagtgtgtgtgtctgtctgtctgtaccAGTGcctgtggtgatggtggtggttgtgtgtgtgtgtgtgtgtgtctgtctgtctgtctgtttgcatCTGGGTCAGTGCCTGTCGTGTAAAGAGTGTGTGAGCATGTGTTTGGctgtctgactcagtgcctgggctgtgatgtctgtgtgAGAATGAGTGCacgtgtgtgtgcatctgtatgcgtgcgcgcgcgcgcgtgtgtgtgtgtgtgtgtgtgtgtgtgtgtgtgtgtgtgcatatgacaTGCGAGTGCgaatgtctgagtgtgtgtatgaaggtgtgtatgtgtatctggttcagtgcctggggtATAATGTGATGTGTATTTAtgtctatgtatgtgtgtgtgtctggctcagtggctggggtgtgatatgtgtgtgcgtgtgtgcctgtgcgtgtgtgtgtgtgtgtgtgtgtgtgtgtgcgcgcactggagagttgggcagagaaatggcagatggagttcaatcagggcacatgcgaggtgatgcattttggaagatccaattcaagagtgaactatacagtaaatggaaaagtcctggggaaaattaatgtccagagagatttgggtattcaggtccattgttccctgaaggtggcaacgcaggtcaagagagtggtcaagaaggcatacggcatgctttccttcatcggacggggtattgagtacaagagttggcaggtcatgttccagttgtataggactttggttcggccacatttgggatattgcgtgcagttctggtcgccacattaccaaaaggatgtggatgctttggagagggtgcagaggaggttcaccaggatgttgcctggtatggagggcgctagctatgaaaagaggttgagtagattaggattattttcattagaaagacggaggttgaggggggacctgattgaggtgtccaaaatcatgagaggtatagacaggatggatagcaagaagatttttcccagtgtgggggattcaattacaaggggacacgagttcaaagtgaaaggggaaaagtttaggggggatatccgtggaaagttctttatgcagagggtggtgggtgcatggaacgcattaccagcggaggtggtagacgcgggcacgatagcgtcttttaagatgtatctagatagatacatgaatgggcaggaagtaaagaaatGCAgatacttagggcggcacagtggcgcagtggttagcaccgcagcctcacagctccagggacccgggtactgcctgtgtggagtttgcaagttctccctgtgtctgcgtgggttttctccgggtgctccgttttcctcccacaagccaaaagacttgcaggttgataggtaaattggccattataaattgtcactagtataggtaggtggtagggaaatatagggacaggtggggatgtttggtaggaatatgggattagtgtaggattagtataaatgggtggttgatgtttgacacagactcggtgggccgaagggcctgtttcagtgctgtatctctaatctaataaaacatctaaaaataggcaacaggtttagatagaggatttggatcggagtaggcttggagggccgaagggcctgttcctgtgctgtacttttctttgttctttgtgtatgtgtgtttgtgtgtctgttttGGTCTGTTCGAGTCAGGGCTTGGGTTGTGCTGTATGTCTGAGTGTTTTATGTCTCAGGGTCTGAGTTGTGcattgcgtgtgtgcgtgtgtgtgtgtttgtgcatttgGGTGTGTCAGGGCCTGGTTTGTTCTGTGTGTCAACGTGttgtatgtctcagggcctgggataTGCTCTGTTTGAGTGTCTCAGCACttatgctgtgcattgtgtgtgtttgtgtatatacatGTGCGTGTGTGCATCTGTCTGTCTCAAGgcttgggctgtgctgtgtgtgtctcatCGATTCTGTGGTGCTGTGCGTGGGTGCGCTTGTATCTATGtttaatgagtgtgtgtgtgtgtgtgcgcgcacgcgCGGGCATGTTTCAGTGCCTGGGATGTGCTTTGTGCCTCCGTGTGTGCACTTACATGtgttggtcactgcctggcacctgTGGTGCTGTGCGTGGGTGTGCTTGAATCTGTGTTTAATGTGGAtgcgtgtgtatgtgtatgtatgtgtgtctgtgagtgtgtgtgtgtacctcagtgtttgtgttgtgttgtgttgtgtatgtttcagtgactgggctgtgctatgtgtgtgttagtctcagtgcctgtgtcgtgctgcgtgtgtctgtgtgtgtgtgtctgtgtgagtatgtatgtgtgcatgaatATGTGGttgtcgatgtgtgtgtgtgtgggtgtgagtgtgtgtgtgggtgtgagtgtgtgtgtgggtgagcgtgtggaTATTTGTTCTCTCTGAATGTGGGTCTGTACGTGTGTCTCAAGGCCTGTGTTATGCTGAGTGTATCTGTGCGTGTGGGGGGAGATTTCAGGGGAGGGCGGGGATatgtcagtgactgggttgtgctgtgtgtgtgtgagtgcttgcgtgtgtgtttgtgtccgtgcttgtcttgtgctgtgtgtgtgtctcagggactgggcagtgctcggtgtgtgtgcgtgcgtgcgtgtgcttGTGGATGTGAGTATGTGTGTTtgggcgtgtgtatgtgtgtgtgaatacgtgtgtctatgtgtgtttgtggtagtgtgtatgtgtgtgcatgtgtgtgtgcgtgtgtgtgtgtctcaggatcAGCGAATCCTAAAACGTTTGCAGCACAGAATGAGACCgcttgtcccatcgtgtctgtgctggccataaaaacgatccatccattctaatcccaccttccagcgtcttgaggtgtatatccagactccttttgaatgagttgagggttgtggctcaactatcctttcaggcaaagtgttccagaccatcatcacccATTGGGTGAAAATATGTTTTGTTATCGCCCCTCTAATTGTTTAACCAATTATTTtaagctatgccccctcgtcactgacctctctgcaaagatgaatagacccttcacctccactctattcaagcCGCCAcactattttgtacatttcaatcagatctccctcagccttctcttttccaaggacaacaaccccagcctatccaatctttcttgagAGCTGAATTCTTCCAAtcgtggcaacattctcgtaaatttcctttgtatcctctccagtgcaatcgctttCTTTCAGTAGTGATGTTACCAGAAATGCACATATtattcaagttgtggcttaaccaatgacttatacagttccagcataactttcctgctgttGCATTCCATACCTAGGCTCATAAAGGaaattattccatatgccttcttaaccatcttgtcGACCTGTCTTGCTACTTGCAAGCCCTTGTTGCcacgcactccaaggtctcttgcTTCATTTACCGCTTACAATATTAAGATATCCctttggttggtgtgtgtgtgtgtgtgtgtgtatgtgtgtgtgtgtgtgtgtgtgtgtgtgtgtgtgtgagtgtgtgtgtgtgtgagtgtgtgcgtgtgagtgtgtgtgtgtgtgtgtgtgtgtgtgtgtgtgtgtgtgagtttttctTTGCATCAGcacctgggctgtgctgtgtgtctgtgtgtgtgtgtaggtctgTGCATGGAGGTTTGTGTGTGCTAtgtttgtttgtatgtgtgtgcttCAGGGCCTGAGTTATGTTGTGTGCATTCTCTGAGTTTCAGACCAACGTTGTTccatggtgtgtgtgtttgtgtgtgtgtgtctgtgtgtgtgtgtgtctgc from Heterodontus francisci isolate sHetFra1 unplaced genomic scaffold, sHetFra1.hap1 HAP1_SCAFFOLD_113, whole genome shotgun sequence carries:
- the LOC137361810 gene encoding probable G-protein coupled receptor 139, whose product is MGQDLRTIEWNVTAMNSRSLSYWFGQITADYYWITLDDQIYFALKMIQVIYCPILAIIGVPVNLLTIGILSRGKCGLSKCVTRYLVAMSAADLLVIIVDLILRHIPIVYYEQFHFIYYIPLCNIHAVLLYAVTDCSVWFTVTFTFDRFVAICCQKLKTKYCSEKMVAVVLGTVTVLSCLKNIFWYFMFTGLYWLMNFPWFCVVRRDVRFSRVWGTIELLHNILTPGLPFAVILLLNALTVRHILVSSRGRRRLRAHSSGESHRDPEMESRRKSIILLLVISGNFILLWAVLMVYSIWYRIYWLVSVSVELPQFLVEVGFMLQLLSCCTNTAIYAVTQTQFREQLKKVLKYPFTAIVKFIH